The Catellatospora citrea DNA segment GGATGATGCCGTGCCGGTGGCTGAACTCCAGCGCGGCGCAGATGTCCGCGGTGATCTCCATGGCGCGCCGGGGCATCAGCCGCCCCTCGGCGGCCAGCACCTCCTTGAGGGTGCGGCCGGCCACGAACTCCATGACGATGTAGGGCAGGACCTCGCCGGTGGGCGCTCGCTCCTCGCCCGTGTCGTAGACGGCGACGATCGCCGGGTGGTTCAGCGCCGCGGCGTTCTGCGCCTCGCGGCGGAACCGCATCTGGAACGTCGCGTCCCGGGCCAGGTCCGTGCGCAGCAACTTGATCGCGACGTCGCGCCCGAGGCGCAGGTCGCGTCCCCGGTGCACCTCGGCCATGCCGCCGTAGCCGAGCAACTCGCCGACTTGATACCTGCCACCCAGCAGGCGGGCCTGCGCGTTCATCGCGTACGTCGTCCTTCGGTCATTGGGTCCATGCTCACGTGGTCAGCCCCGTTCAGCCATCCGCCAGCCGAAAGTGTGACGATTTCGGAATGTGCCGGACTGCTCCGGGCATTCTCCTCGTCCTTGGCCTTCTTGGCCTGGTACCCGAGCCAACCGGCGCAGGCGAGCACCGCCAGCATCCCGACGACCACCAGGACCACGGTCAGGGCAGTCCGGCCGCCACCACCGGCGGGCGCGGGAGCCTGCGGCCCGTACGGTACCGCGTGGACGGGGGTCAGCGGGGCAGGCGCAGCCGGGACTGGCGCAGATCCTCGCTGGTAGCCCCCGTTGGGGCGAACCGGAACGGGGGTCGCCGGGCTCAGCGGCCGCGACGGCCCCGGCGACACCGGAGTGGCCGACACCGGGCTCGGCGACACCGGCTGCACCGGCAGCATCGGCCCGCTGCCGTGGGTCAGCGCGCCCGCGGCCTGGCGGGCGGCGTTGGCGAACGACGCCGCCGTCGGCCACCGGTTGCCGGGCTCCTTGGACATGGCCCGCTCGACGATCTGGCGCACCACCGGCGGGATGTCGTTCGGCATCGCCTTGGGCGTGCCGTTGACGTGCTTCATCGCGATCTCGAGCGGGGTGTCGCCGTCGTAGGGCCGGTGCCCGGTGAGGCACTGATAGGCCACCACGCCCAGCGAGTACACGTCGGAGGCCGCCGAGGCGCCGACCCCGGAGGCCTGTTCGGGGGCGAGGTAGGAGGCGGTGCCCATGACCGCGCCGGTGGCCGTCAGCTGGCTGGCCGCCGCCGAGCGGGCGATGCCGAAGTCGGTCAGCACGAGCGTGCCGTTGGGGCGCACCAGCAGGTTGCCCGGCTTCACGTCGCGGTGCACGATGCCCTTGTCATGGGCGGCCTGCAGCGCGTCGGCGGCCTGGGCGATCAGCAGCATGGTGCGGGCCGGGGTGAGCCGGCCGACCTTGTTGAGCGTGCGCGACAGTGGGTCGCCCTCGATCAACTCCATGATCAGGTACGCCAGGTGCTGGTCGTTGCCGAAGTCGT contains these protein-coding regions:
- a CDS encoding serine/threonine-protein kinase translates to MVSPGTVLNGRYRIDSRIASGGMGDVWKGTDDVLDRTVAIKIMLSALLEEPGFVKRFHAEAKTMAGINHPGVVRIYDFGNDQHLAYLIMELIEGDPLSRTLNKVGRLTPARTMLLIAQAADALQAAHDKGIVHRDVKPGNLLVRPNGTLVLTDFGIARSAAASQLTATGAVMGTASYLAPEQASGVGASAASDVYSLGVVAYQCLTGHRPYDGDTPLEIAMKHVNGTPKAMPNDIPPVVRQIVERAMSKEPGNRWPTAASFANAARQAAGALTHGSGPMLPVQPVSPSPVSATPVSPGPSRPLSPATPVPVRPNGGYQRGSAPVPAAPAPLTPVHAVPYGPQAPAPAGGGGRTALTVVLVVVGMLAVLACAGWLGYQAKKAKDEENARSSPAHSEIVTLSAGGWLNGADHVSMDPMTEGRRTR